The Malaclemys terrapin pileata isolate rMalTer1 chromosome 19, rMalTer1.hap1, whole genome shotgun sequence genome has a window encoding:
- the C19H1orf50 gene encoding uncharacterized protein C1orf50 homolog yields MAEGPAEPEPARCLTGALCAGAAVALVERGAGRGADPDPDPGELVALAQQVQKADEFIRANACNRLTVIAEQIRYLQEQARKVLDEANRDADLHHVACNIVKKPGNVYYLYRRESGQRYFSILSPKEWGTSCPHEFLGAYKLQHDMSWTSSENIEKRDAEISILDKLLSQQAVLPQCTEPNFQGLTK; encoded by the exons ATGGCGGAAGGCCCGGCGGAACCGGAGCCGGCCCGCTGTCTAACGGGCGCTCTCTGCGCAGGAGCCGCCGTGGCGCTGGTGGAGCGCGGCGCCGGCCGGGGCGCGGACCCGGACCCGGACCCGGGCGAGCTCGTGGCTCTGGCGCAGCAGGTGCAGAAG GCAGATGAATTCATCCGAGCTAATGCCTGCAACAGATTGACGGTCATAGCTGAGCAAATCCGGTATCTGCAGGAGCAGGCCCGGAAG GTCTTGGACGAAGCTAACAGAGATGCTGATCTTCATCATGTAGCCTGCAATATTGTGAAGAAACCAGGAAACGTCTACTACCTGTACAGGCGGGAAAGTGGCCAGAGATACTTTTCCATCCTTTCTCCTAAG GAATGGGGGACCAGTTGCCCACATGAGTTCCTTGGTGCCTATAAGCTTCAGCACGACATGTCCTGGACTTCATCCGAGAACATTGAGAAACGAGATGCTGAAATTAGCATCCTTGACAAGCTGCTGAGCCAGCAGGCAGTGTTGCCTCAGTGTACGGAGCCCAACTTCCAAGGCCTCACCAAATGA
- the P3H1 gene encoding prolyl 3-hydroxylase 1 has protein sequence MALAALLLLLLAPCAAEPPEPAEPPDALFAAGSEAYARGDWPAVILHMERALRARGALRSQLVRCRLRCANSTAWPAGEPGPPPALRDLLFFQQLLRRAACLRACAPAPPSRYLLSEELELEFRKRSPYNYLQVAYFKIHKIDKAVAAAHTFFVGNPDHVEMRQNLEYYQMMAGVKESDFTDLEAKPHMHEFRLGVKFYTEEQPLPAILHLEKALEEYFVADTECRALCEGPYDYEGYNYLEYNADLVQAITDHYGQVLSCKQSCVTELASQPGRDKPIEDFLPSHFNYLQFAYYNSGNYEKAIECAKTYLLFFPNDEVMNQNLAYYTAVLGERLAAPIGPRENIQVYRQRSLLEKELLFFSYDAFGIPFVDPDTWTPEEVIPKRLREKQKVERETAARISEEIGNLMKEIETLVEEKTKESVDMSKFVREGGPLLYDGLSVTMNSRLLNGSQRVVVDGVISEEECVELQKLTNAAASAGDGYRGKTSPHTPSETFYGVTVYKALKLGQEGKVSMHSARLYYNVTEKVRHVMESYFRLDTPLYFSYSHLVCRTAIEDKQADRTDSSHAVHVDNCILNAEAMVCVKEPPAYTFRDYSAILYLNGDFEGGAFYFTELDATTVTAEVQPQCGRAVGFSSGSENPHGVKAVTKGQRCAIALWFTLDPRHSERERVQADDLVKMLFNTEEVDLSQVKGPEAELPATTDAPGQSVEGKDEL, from the exons ATGGCGCTGGCtgcgctgctcctgctgctgctggcgccgTGCGCGGCGGAGCCCCCGGAGCCGGCCGAGCCGCCCGACGCGCTGTTCGCCGCCGGCTCCGAGGCGTACGCGCGCGGGGACTGGCCCGCCGTGATCCTGCACATGGAGCGGGCGCTGCGGGCCCGGGGGGCGCTGCGCTCCCAGCTCGTGCGCTGCCGCCTGCGCTGCGCCAACAGCACCGCCTGGCCCgcgggggagccgggcccgccgCCCGCCCTGCGCGACCTCCTCTTCTTCCAGCAGCTGCTGCGCCGCGCAGCCTGCCTGCGGGCCTGCGCCCCCGCTCCCCCGTCCCGCTACCTGCTCAGCGAGGAGCTGGAGCTCGAGTTCCGCAAGCGCAGCCCCTACAACTACCTGCAGGTGGCCTACTTCAAG ATCCACAAGATTGATAAGGCTGTGGCTGCTGCTCATACCTTCTTTGTGGGGAACCCCGACCACGTGGAGATGAGGCAGAACCTGGAGTATTACCAGATGATGGCAGGAGTCAAAGAGTCGGACTTCACAGACCTGGAAGCCAAGCCCCACATG cacgaGTTCCGCCTGGGTGTGAAGTTCTACACAGAGGAGCAGCCGCTACCAGCCATTCTGCATCTGGAGAAGGCCCTGGAGGAATATTTTGTAGCTGACACTGAATGTCGAGCGCTCTGCGAGGGGCCCTACGATTACGAAGGCTACAACTACCTGGAATACAATGCTGACCTGGTGCAGGCCATTACGG ATCATTACGGGCAGGTGCTAAGCTGTAAGCAGAGCTGTGTTACAGAACTAGCCTCCCAGCCGGGCCGGGACAAGCCCATTGAGGATTTCCTTCCATCCCACTTCAACTACCTGCAGTTTGCCTATTACAACA GTGGGAATTACGAGAAAGCCATTGAATGCGCCAAGACCTACTTGCTTTTCTTCCCTAACGATGAAGTGATGAATCAGAACTTGGCCTACTACACGGCTGTCCTTGGGGAAAGGCTGGCTGCACCTATCGGGCCTCGAGAA AATATCCAGGTGTATCGCCAGCGCAGTCTGCTGGAGAAGGAGCTGCTCTTTTTCAGCTACGATGCCTTTGGGATTCCATTTGTGGACCCG GACACGTGGACCCCAGAGGAGGTGATCCCAAAGCGGCTGCGTGAGAAGCAGAA GGTAGAGCGCGAGACGGCGGCTCGAATCTCCGAGGAGATCGGCAACCTGATGAAAGAGATAGAGACGCTGGTGGAGGAGAAAACCAAAGAGTCTGTGGACATGAGCAAGTTCGTGCGGGAAG GTGGGCCCCTGCTGTACGACGGGCTCAGCGTCACCATGAACTCCAGGCTGCTGAACGGCTCTCAGCGAGTGGTGGTGGACGGAGTCATCTCCGAGGAGGAGTGTGTGGAGCTGCAGAAACTCACCAAC GCAGCTGCGTCTGCTGGGGATGGCTATCGCGGGAAAACCTCCCCTCACACTCCCAGCGAGACCTTCTATGGCGTGACAGTCTATAAGGCCCTCAAG ctggggcaggagggcaagGTGTCCATGCACAGCGCCCGGCTCTACTACAATGTGACAGAGAAGGTGCGGCACGTGATGGAGTCCTACTTCCGCCTGGACACCCCGCTCTATTTTTCCTACTCTCACCTGGTGTGCCGCACAGCCATCGAAG ATAAGCAAGCGGACCGGACGGACTCCAGCCACGCCGTGCACGTGGATAACTGCATCCTCAACGCAGAGGCCATGGTGTGTGTCAAGGAGCCACCGGCGTACACCTTCCGCGACTACAG TGCCATCCTGTATCTCAATGGGGACTTCGAAGGAGGAGCCTTCTACTTCACCGAACTGGACGCCACCACTGTGACT GCAGAGGTGCAGCCGCAGTGCGGGCGTGCGGTCGGCTTCTCCTCTGGCTCGGAGAACCCTCACGGGGTGAAGGCCGTGACCAAGGGCCAGCGGTGCGCCATCGCCCTGTGGTTCACTCTGGACCCGCGACACAGCGAACGA gaGCGTGTGCAGGCCGACGacctggtgaagatgctcttcaaCACAGAAGAGGTGGATTTGTCTCAGGTGAAGGGGCCGGAAGCAGAGCTGCCAGCCACGACGGACGCTCCCGGGCAGAGTGTAGAGGGAAAGGACGAGTTGTGA